Within the Pseudomonas fulva genome, the region GCAGGCGCCCAGGGTGTGGCCGAGCCAGGGCTTGAGCACGCACAGCGGCGGCAGCGCCTCACCGAACAGCCGGCGCACGCCGTTGCTCTCGGCGCTGTCATTGGCGCCAGTGGCCGTACCGTGGGGTTTGACCAGGCCGATCTGCTCGGCAGTCACGCCAGCACCGCGCAGGGCTTCGCGCATCACCCACTCGATATGGCTGCCGTCTTCGCGGGTATTGGTCAAGCTGCTGGTGTCGCAGGCGCTGAAGCCGCCCAGCAGGCGGGCCAGCGGTGCCGGGCCCGGCTCCAGGGCCAGCAGGGTGGCCGCGTAGGCCTCGCCCAGCACCAGGCCATCGCGTTGCGGGTGGAAGGGGCGATAATCGCCGCTGGGCGATACCAGGCCCAAGGCGCCAAAGCCTTGCTGGGCGATGGCGCTGGGGGGTTCGAAGGCCAGCACCAGGACCCGGCGATACAGGTGGGCGCCCAACATGCGGGCACCATATAGCAAGCCATTGGCGGCGCTCGTGCAAGCGGTGTTGAGGGTGAAGGCGTCGACGAAACCGAAGCGCTCGCGCAGCCGCTCGGCGATCAGGTCGAGGGAGGTCGAGTGATCCGGGTGAAAGCCGCCGTGGCGAGCCGCGCGTGCCTCCAGCTCGTTGATATCCAGGCTGGTGCTGGCGACGATCAGCAGGCAGTCGTCCAGCGCGCCGGGCTCGTCGCCCAGGGTTTCGCGAATCAGCCGGTCGCAATGCTCGCCCGGTGTTTCGCCGCCGGCCACGGCCAGGTACGGACGTGGCGCCTGCAGCTCGTGCAGCAGCACGGTGTTGGCGGTTGGCCGCAGGCCGCTGCGCAGGGCGGCGTTGGCGACGCGCAGGTCGGCGCCGAGGGCACTGTGCAGGGCGCCTCGCTGCAGGTAGACGGGCGTCACTGCTGTTGCCTGATAAAGGCCGCGATACTGGCGATGCTGTTGAGAATACGCCGGCCGTCCTTGGCGCCTTCGATGCGTACGCCGTAGTGCTGCTGCAGCGCCAGGGAGACTTGCAGGGCGTCCAGGCTATCCATCTGGATACGGCTCTGCTGGCCGAACAGCGGTTCGTCGTCTCCGATGCTTTGCCAGTCGATGTCGTCTTCCTTGTCGCACTCGCGAATCAGCAACTGCTTGAGCTTTTCTTCTAGTAGTGTGTGGTCCATTGCGTTTGCTGTACTCGTTTGTGGAACAGGAACAAGCCGCTGGCGCCGGCCACCGCTGCGAACAGCAGCAGGCGCGCGCACCAGGGGGCTACGTCGTTCAGTGAGCCGTGGCCCACCAGCAGGGTAAGGAAGGCGTCCAGTGCCCAGCTCATCGGTGATAGCTCCGCGAGCTGACGCATGGCCTCGGGCATCACGCTCTTGGGCACCATGATGCCGCCGATGGCTGCGAGGATGATATTGATCCCGCCGCCAAGCAATAGGGCTTGTTCACTACTGCGCGCCATGGCGGCCAGCAACAGGCCCAGGCTGGTGGTGGTCAGGGCGATGCTGATGGCCAACACGGCGTAGGCGAGCAGGCTGCCGTTGAGCTCCAGCGCCGGCAGGCCCGCCAGCGGCAGGCCGTGCACGCCGATCGTCAGCAGCACCACAAACTGCACCAGGTTGATGGCCAGGTACGGCAGCACCTTGCTCGCCGCCAGGGGGCCGAGGCCCAGGCCCAGGCAGCGGAAGCGCAGCAGCGCGCCGCTCTGCTGCTCGCGCTGGAAGCTGCCGGCCATCGGCAGCATCACGAAGAACATGCCGAAGATCAGCCAGGCCGGCACGCTCATCTGCGTGGCGTTGGCCTGGGCGCTGAGGTCGCCGCTGGCCAGGCGCGCCTGCTCGTCGATGCGGCTTTCGGTGCGCTGCTGGATCAACTCGAGCTTCTCGGCATGGCTGAGTCCTTCTTCCAGCGCGCCGCTGTCCTGCAGGTAGGCGAGCAGCCGGGTCTGCGCCAGGGCGATGGTTACCGCAGCGTGCAGGCGCTGGCGCGAGAGGCGGTCGAACTGGGCGGGGAAACTCAGGGTCGGGCCCTGATGGGGCGTATCCAGCAGCTTCTCTTCGAAGTCCGCCGGCAGGCTGATGCGCGCCATCTGCGCCGGCCCATCGGCCAGCAGCTGGCTGTCGGGCAACTGCGCCTGCAGGGCATCGTGAAAGAAACGGCTCGACTCGCTGGGCTGCGGGGTTTGCAGCACCAGCTGCAGCGGCGGCAGGCGATCCTGCAGGTAGCTGGACATGGCGCCGGCCATGATCACCAGAAACAGCGTCGGCATGAGGAACAGCACGGCCAGGGCGTGAGGGTCGCGCAGCAGCAGGAGGATTTCCTTGCGAACCAGGGCGCGCAGCCTCATAGCCGGCCTCCGTTGAGGCGCAGGTACAGCTGCTCCAGGGACGGCCGACCGAAGCGCAGCAGGCTGGGGGCTTGGGGCTGTGCGGCGATGAAACGGGTGATCGCCAGCAGCTGTTCGACGTCCAGCGCGGCGATGCGCACGCCGTTGGGCGTGTGTTCGGCGTTGATGCCAAGCTCGGTGAGCAATGATGGCAGCGCATCGGGGGCGTGCTCGGGCCACTCCAGAAACAGGCCGGGCTGGTCGCCGAGCAATTGATGCTTGTCGACGTCCAGCTGCACACGGCCTTCGTGCAGCAGCAGGATGCGGTCGGCGACCTTTTCCACTTCATCCAGATAATGGCTGGTGTAGATCACCGCCTTGCCGTCGGCGGTCAGCTGCTGCACGGCGTCGAGCAGCAACTGCCGGCTGGCGGCATCGACGCCCACGGTGGCCTCGTCGAACAGATACAGCTCGGCCGGTTGCAGCAGGCCGATGGCGAAGTTCAGACGTCGCTGCTCGCCACCAGACAGGCGCTCTGCGCGGCGTTCGAGCTTGTCCGCCAGGGACGTGCCGGCGATGCAGTGCTCCAGGCGCTGGTGACGCTCGGCACCGCGCAGCCCGTAGAGATCGGCGAACAGCGCGAGATTTTCCCTCACCTTCAGCCCGGCGTAGAAGGCCAGTTGCTGGGGCACCAGGCCCAGGCGTCGCTCGCCCCGCCAGAGAATCCGCCCATCCAGGGGCTGCAGTACGCCGCTGAGCAGCGACAGCAGGGTGGTCTTGCCGGCGCCATTGCTGCCCAAGAGCCCCAGGCATTGGCCGGCCTGAAGCTGCAGGTCGATGCCGTGCAGCGCCGGTTGCGCTGCACCAGGGTAGCGATAGGCGATGCGGCTGAGTTCAAGCACGGACGAGCACCAGCAGCAGTTTGCCGTCCAGCAGCAGGCGCTCGCCTTCCTGCACGTTGAAGCCGTAAAGGGCGCCGGCCGGGCTCAGGGCTTCCTGGGTCGCGCTGACCAGCAGGACGCCTTCGCGCTGCGTGGGGTGATAGTGCAGCTGCAGCTGGGAGAGTTTGCCGACCAGGGCCATTTCGATGGCGCTGTCGTTGCCGTATAAGGCACCATGCGCAGCGCACAATTGGGCAGCGGCCTCGAACAACAGGCACGGCGAGGCGTTCTCGCCCAGGTTCTGCAGATGCCGCCAGTCGCTCAGGCCGCGGATGCCGGTGGCATCGTGGTCGAGCAGGGCATCCAGCCAGAGGGCCTGGCCCTGGTGCGGCAGCAGTGAGTGCAGTTGGGTGCGATCCATGGCGGGCGTCTGGCGTGCGAGCGCAGCAGTGTAACAGAGGGTCTCAGGGAGCAAGCGAGTGGGCGGTTGGCAATTGGTGGTTTTCGTGGGGCTGAGCATCGCCCTGACCCTGGTCTCCTGGCGCTCGCTGGGCAACCCGCGCAGCCACGGCTTCTACCGCTACTTCGCCTGGGAAGTGATGCTGGTGATGCTGGTGCTCAACGCGCCGTTCTGGTTCGAGGACCGCGCCGCCGTGCATCAGCAGATTTCCTGGGTGTTGCTGACCGCCTCGCTGGCGGTGCTGTTCGCCGGCATCTACCAGATGCGCCGCTTCGGGCGTGCCGACGAGCGCCGCCAGGACGACGAACTGTTCGCTTTCGAGCGCACCTCGCAACTGGTCACCAGTGGCATCTTCGCCCACATCCGTCACCCGATGTACTGCTCGCTGCTGCTGCTCGCCTGGGGTATCGCCTGGAAGCAGCCGGGTGTTCTGGTCATGCTGCTGGCCGTGGCCGCCAGCGTGCTGCTCTGGCTCGCCGCGCGCGTCGAGGAGCGTGAGTCGCTGGCCTATTTCGGCGACGCCTATCGCGACTACATGGCGCGCAGCCGGATGTTCGTGCCCTTCATTTTCTGAATTCAGCGAACGTCGGATGAGGGCTGGTCTTCCAGCATCAGCTGGCGGTAGGCGCGCTGATAAGATTAGTAGTCCAGATTCTGTTGCTGCAGCTGCTTGAGACGCTCCTGCTTGCTCAGCTTGCCGCTCTCGCTGGTAGCTGGAGGCGTTACGACAGGCGCGGCGATTGGCTGGGTATTGTTCAGCAGCTGATCGATCACCGGATCCATCTTGCTTTTAGTGCCCTGCCACTTCATCAGCGACAGGCCGCCCTTGCCGCGCAGGTGATAGGCCGCCGTGGCCAATGTTTCCCGCCGCGGGCCGAGAACGGTCAGCTCGGCGCTGGAAAGATAAGGTGCCATGTCCCACGAGCGCCGCGCCGTATACCTCACCACGTACGGGCACTGATCCCACGGAATCGTTGCGTAGGGCTGGGTGGTGATGCCGTGTCGGGCGAAGCCCTGCTGCAGCACCGGTACGAAGTCGCTGACCATGACCTTGGGGTTTTCTTCGATACACATGGTGGTCGGCGCGCTTTGCAGTGGCGTGATGCGAACCGAGGTGCAGGCGGTAAGGCCGAGCGCCAGGGCCGAGAGGGATAGCGCAGATAGAACCTTGGACATGCTGATCAACTTCCTTGTGATGAAAAAGCCGCCCACAGGCGGCTTGTTTGGCAAGGTGGCAGCGGGCGCTTACTTGACGCTCGCGTACTTACCCTTCAGCGCGACGCCCGCCATGATGGCGCCGGCGTGGCATTCGTACTTGCTGCTGTCGCGGTATTCCTTGTTCTTGTAGTTGCTGGCCAGGTCGACCACGGCATTGGCGCCGGCGGCCTTGGCCGAGTTCTGCAGCTTGATCAGGGCCGATTGCAGCACCCAGCGGCAGGCCTCCTCGTCGCTCTTGTTGAAGGCGTTGGTCTTCTGGCTGGTGGTCACGTTGGCGTTGATGATCTTGGCGCCGGCCGGGGTCTTGTTCAGGTAGAACTTCACCGAGCCGTCCAGGCGGCCGGCCTGGATGGCCTCGTTGACCACCGACTGGAAGTCCAGGAAGTGGGCGGTGTCACGGGCCTGGCTGACGGCGGGCAGCAGGGCGGCGGTCAGCAGCAGGGCAGCGGTCAAGCGTTTCGCGTTCATCGGGTTTCTCCTGGGATGTCACTGGGCGTGGGAAGGGAAGGGCGGCGCAATTCCTGCTGGATGGTGCGGTCGAGCTTGCGCACCCACTTGTTGTAGGCGCGGTGAATGGTGCCGTCGTGATAATCGAGGTTCTGGCTGTCGCGGTATTGGATCGAGTAGGTCGCGGCGCTGTAGGGGATGGTGATGTCGGCCTGGTGCCCGCGGCGGGTGTACTGCGCCATGATCTGCCCACCATCGGCACGTTCCACCGTCCATTGCCGGCGCTGCAGGGCAGTGAGGATTGCCCGACGCATGTCGTCCTCGCCTTTCACCACGGCAGGCGGTGCACTGCTGTTGATGTTCATCACGGGTTTCGAGCCGCAGGCGGCAATGCCCAGCAGCAGAACGGCAAGCAGGGCGAAGCGGTTGAAGCGAGACATCATCCTTGGTCCTTGTCTTGGGGGTCAGCGCCAGCGGCGGAAGATCAGCGAGGTGTTGACCCCGCCAAAGGCGAAATTGTTGTTCATCACGTAGTCGTTGCTCATTTCGCGGAATTCGCCGCGCAGGTAGTCCAGTTCGCCGCAGGCCGGGTCGATGTCATCCAGGTTGAGGGTGTGCACGTAGCTGTCGCGGTTGAGCATCTCGATGCTGAACCAGGATTCCAGCGCGCCGCAGGCGCCCAGGGTGTGACCGAAGTAGCTCTTCTGCGAGCTGATCGGCATGCGCGGGCCGAACAGGCTGCTGGTGGCCTGGGTTTCGGCGACGTCGCCCTGTTCGGTGGCGGTGCCGTGGCCGTT harbors:
- a CDS encoding beta-ketoacyl synthase N-terminal-like domain-containing protein, producing the protein MTPVYLQRGALHSALGADLRVANAALRSGLRPTANTVLLHELQAPRPYLAVAGGETPGEHCDRLIRETLGDEPGALDDCLLIVASTSLDINELEARAARHGGFHPDHSTSLDLIAERLRERFGFVDAFTLNTACTSAANGLLYGARMLGAHLYRRVLVLAFEPPSAIAQQGFGALGLVSPSGDYRPFHPQRDGLVLGEAYAATLLALEPGPAPLARLLGGFSACDTSSLTNTREDGSHIEWVMREALRGAGVTAEQIGLVKPHGTATGANDSAESNGVRRLFGEALPPLCVLKPWLGHTLGACGLTETLLLVENLAHLPACDYARDALLPLSGEPLAVTEGSLLLANYFGFGGNNASLVLQRGAGDAP
- a CDS encoding ABC transporter permease; the protein is MRLRALVRKEILLLLRDPHALAVLFLMPTLFLVIMAGAMSSYLQDRLPPLQLVLQTPQPSESSRFFHDALQAQLPDSQLLADGPAQMARISLPADFEEKLLDTPHQGPTLSFPAQFDRLSRQRLHAAVTIALAQTRLLAYLQDSGALEEGLSHAEKLELIQQRTESRIDEQARLASGDLSAQANATQMSVPAWLIFGMFFVMLPMAGSFQREQQSGALLRFRCLGLGLGPLAASKVLPYLAINLVQFVVLLTIGVHGLPLAGLPALELNGSLLAYAVLAISIALTTTSLGLLLAAMARSSEQALLLGGGINIILAAIGGIMVPKSVMPEAMRQLAELSPMSWALDAFLTLLVGHGSLNDVAPWCARLLLFAAVAGASGLFLFHKRVQQTQWTTHY
- a CDS encoding ABC transporter ATP-binding protein — encoded protein: MLELSRIAYRYPGAAQPALHGIDLQLQAGQCLGLLGSNGAGKTTLLSLLSGVLQPLDGRILWRGERRLGLVPQQLAFYAGLKVRENLALFADLYGLRGAERHQRLEHCIAGTSLADKLERRAERLSGGEQRRLNFAIGLLQPAELYLFDEATVGVDAASRQLLLDAVQQLTADGKAVIYTSHYLDEVEKVADRILLLHEGRVQLDVDKHQLLGDQPGLFLEWPEHAPDALPSLLTELGINAEHTPNGVRIAALDVEQLLAITRFIAAQPQAPSLLRFGRPSLEQLYLRLNGGRL
- a CDS encoding beta-hydroxyacyl-ACP dehydratase, with the protein product MDRTQLHSLLPHQGQALWLDALLDHDATGIRGLSDWRHLQNLGENASPCLLFEAAAQLCAAHGALYGNDSAIEMALVGKLSQLQLHYHPTQREGVLLVSATQEALSPAGALYGFNVQEGERLLLDGKLLLVLVRA
- a CDS encoding methyltransferase family protein is translated as MGGWQLVVFVGLSIALTLVSWRSLGNPRSHGFYRYFAWEVMLVMLVLNAPFWFEDRAAVHQQISWVLLTASLAVLFAGIYQMRRFGRADERRQDDELFAFERTSQLVTSGIFAHIRHPMYCSLLLLAWGIAWKQPGVLVMLLAVAASVLLWLAARVEERESLAYFGDAYRDYMARSRMFVPFIF
- a CDS encoding Sbal_3080 family lipoprotein yields the protein MSKVLSALSLSALALGLTACTSVRITPLQSAPTTMCIEENPKVMVSDFVPVLQQGFARHGITTQPYATIPWDQCPYVVRYTARRSWDMAPYLSSAELTVLGPRRETLATAAYHLRGKGGLSLMKWQGTKSKMDPVIDQLLNNTQPIAAPVVTPPATSESGKLSKQERLKQLQQQNLDY
- a CDS encoding excinuclease, which encodes MNAKRLTAALLLTAALLPAVSQARDTAHFLDFQSVVNEAIQAGRLDGSVKFYLNKTPAGAKIINANVTTSQKTNAFNKSDEEACRWVLQSALIKLQNSAKAAGANAVVDLASNYKNKEYRDSSKYECHAGAIMAGVALKGKYASVK